A window of the Eretmochelys imbricata isolate rEreImb1 chromosome 7, rEreImb1.hap1, whole genome shotgun sequence genome harbors these coding sequences:
- the SLC29A3 gene encoding equilibrative nucleoside transporter 3: MAVDLEDGDDRFQPSANSAYKPVNTSFQEEEPLIEEPVGNRYSLQKPKDHLNGAYVIFFILGIGSLLPWNFFITAKQYWIYKLQNCSNQQDPNGHGVSDLRDYFESYISIASTVPSLLCLIGNFVLVNRVSASIRILSSLAVMLAVFVVITVLVKMDTSTWTQCFFVVTIVCVVIVSSASTILSSSIFGLTGCFPMKNSQALISGQAMGGTVSAVASVVDLAAAADVTDSALAYFLTADVFIIVCIVVYLILPKLEYSRYYMRSHKGSTHPAGVLPSTYLEEVDESQGITNSSFPAKGTSDQNIPPLRPILKKTAVLGFCVFYVFFISIIIFPSISSSIESVNKDSGSLWSNKYFIPLTSFLLYNFADWCGRQITAWIQAPGPKSKLLPALVVLRTLSLPLFMLCNYQPRSHIKMVIFNKDVYPAVFIALLGLSNGYLGTLAIIYGPKILPKELAEATGVVMTFYLTLGLALGSACSILLVHLI, encoded by the exons A TGGCTGTTGATTTGGAAGATGGAGATGACAGATTTCAGCCCAGTGCTAACTCCGCATACAAACCAGTGAATACCTCTTTCCAAGAAGAAGAGCCTCTGATTGAGGAGCCGGTGGGGAACAGATACAGTCTGCAAAAGCCTAAGGATCACTTAAATGGTGCCTATGTTATTTTCTTCATCCTGGGTATTGGCTCTCTGTTGCCTTGGAACTTTTTTATCACAGCAAAACAATACTGGATATATAAACTTCAGAACTGCTCCAATCAGCAGGATCCAAATGGACATGGAGTCTCTGATCTCCGT GACTATTTTGAAAGTTACATTTCCATTGCCTCAACTGTGCCTTCGTTGCTCTGCCTGATTGGAAACTTTGTGCTAGTCAACAG GGTATCTGCCAGCATTCGCATTCTGTCCTCCTTGGCTGTCATGCTGGCTGTCTTCGTGGTGATCACTGTGCTGGTGAAAATGGACACATCCACATGGACACAGTGTTTTTTTGTCGTAACCATAGTTTGCGTAGTCATAGTCAGCAGCGCCTCAACCATCCTCTCCAGCAGCATCTTTGGCCTGACAGGCTGTTTCCCCATGAAGAATTCGCAGGCTTTGATTTCAG GTCAGGCCATGGGGGGCACAGTCAGTGCTGTGGCATCGGTGGTGgacctggcagcagcagctgatgtTACAGACAGCGCCCTGGCCTACTTCCTGACAGCAGATGTCTTCATCATTGTCTGCATTGTGGTATACCTGATTCTTCCCAAGTTGGAATACTCCAG GTACTATATGAGAAGCCACAAGGGTAGCACGCACCCAGCTGGTGTGTTGCCTAGCACTTATTTAGAGGAAGTGGATGAGTCACAAGGCATCACCAACAGCTCGTTTCCAGCCAAAGGGACCAGTGACCAAAACATCCCACCCTTACGTCCTATCCTGAAGAAGACCGCTGTCCTAGGCTTCTGTGTCTTCTATGTCTTTTTCATCTCTATCATCATATTTCCTTCCATCTCCTCCAGCATAGAGTCTGTCAACAAGGACTCGGGGAGTTTATGGAGCAATAAGTACTTCATCCCCCTCACCAGTTTCCTTTTGTACAATTTTGCTGACTGGTGTGGACGGCAAATCACTGCCTGGATCCAGGCCCCTGGCCCAAAGAGCAAACTGCTCCCTGCTCTGGTCGTCCTGAGAACTTTGTCACTACCTCTATTCATGTTATGTAACTATCAGCCTCGGAGTCATATCAAAATGGTAATCTTCAACAAAGATGTCTACCCAGCTGTCTTCATTGCACTCTTAGGACTCAGCAATGGTTACCTGGGTACCTTAGCTATCATCTATGGCCCCAAGATCTTGCCAAAAGAGTTGGCAGAGGCAACAGGGGTGGTGATGACATTTTACCTGACATTAGGGTTGGCGCTGGGATCTGCCTGCTCAATTCTTTTGGTCCATCTAATATAG